Genomic segment of Apium graveolens cultivar Ventura chromosome 7, ASM990537v1, whole genome shotgun sequence:
CTTGACACAAAATTTGGCATGTGAGACATTATCAAATTCAGGATTTGTGATTCCAAGTTTGTCGAATGTATTAATATTTATCCtgtaattataattattttctgagtccGCCTCTAATGTGGAAGTTGTATATCCTGAAATATATGTTCATTTTTCAATATAGTAATCAGCATAAAGTCGGTGTTTGGGGAGATCTTGCTGTATTGACCAATAACATTTACACTAAGGAACTCCAGTGTCTAGTCATTGCAATAATAACGAGCACAAAAGTTATAACTTTCATGAGTAAGTTCTCTTTAACTACTTAGTATAAATGACCTTGACATTATACAACAATTTCCTGAACTATATTGCTTTGATTTAGATACTGTGCAGATTGGTACTTTGCCATCTTCAAAATTGTACCTCAACCTAGATGATGAATCTGTGACTGATATGAGGATGAGCTACTACAAttaagaattaaaataattacataattacaGCACGTTTGCATGTTTAATAACAGTTGATAGGATGATGAGCTAATAAACATCAATGTTTACCTTTGTAGGTTGAAGGAGGAGGGATATTTGTCAAAGAGAGAAAAATATCTTAAGGCGGCAAAATCTGAATTTGTTCAAACCTTTATGGAAAGAATGACATTAAAGGATCTCAATGAAAAGCTGACATATGATGACTTGAAGGTTTTATAACCTTTATAAAAATTGCACGACACAACCATATTGGATATAATTTAGTTTTAAATCTTGAACTTTTTTCACTTCAAACAGAAAAGGATATACACCACATTCTCAGTTGTTAAGGTGGATGAGGATGTAGCATGGTGGTTTTACAGTTGTAACAAATGTCAACAAGAGGTTGAGCGGCTTGACAGGAGATTTCGATGTAATAATTGCCCTCGTATAATTCCGGTTGCCCCTAAAAGGTAGAACAAATTAGAGTTATTTCAAAAATTTATTATGCTTTACTCTGTATTAAAGTCAAATTTCAATACTTATCACAAAATTCCTTATAAATTCAGGTTTCGTATCATGGTCCTTGCCGAAGATGATATATTTTCATGTAATGTTATGCTCATGGACCGAGCTGCTAGAAGGATTGTTGGCACAAGTGCAGCAAAAGCGTATAATGATTTTGAGAAGGCATAAATTCATTACAACAAAGCAGGTCCAATGTAATGTTCTAAATTATCAATTAAAGTGTTTAATAATTATTACATTGTCTCAGGCTCCTGAAAAAGGCCTTCCTCAGGTACTTAAATATTTGGTTGGAAATGAAGTCACTGTCATTATTCAGTTGAACAAAGAAAATGTAACTGAGGATAGTACCATATTTGATGCAAATGACATATTTGACACGACTACGCAGAGTCCAAGTCCATCTAAATCTGCACATATATTAGAATcttccttcatcaacttttccgGTTAATGTAAGTTTGGTTTTTATATGTTATAATACTCGAATCATTATAATATAATAACTTTTAGTCTTCCAATAAATCTTTATAAAGGGTAATTGTTTTTGTGTTAGTCTGTCGATCTTGATGTCATTGATCATACTCCAGGCTCTACAAAATCAGttaccaaaaaaattaaaaaggtaAGATATATTTATGCattgtattttgtttttttaCATTAAATCACTTACATTCCGTTCATTAATTATCCTTATAAGTTGTAAGATAAGTTGTTTTTCTACGTTAAATTTAAAAGATTACATATTGGTTTTGGTTTTTGACGTAAGTCTGAGTTATATTACATTTTTATATAAATTGATTggtataaatatattaataagtATCTATATTCTATAAGTTTTTTCTATTGTTTTGGTCATATTCTAAGAatttttaatttgataaaatttgcAGGAGAAGTAATACAGTAGGTTAGCACTCAATTATTTTGCTTGATGTTATGTACGAAAGCTGGATTGGATTGGTGTttagcatttctgaattttgtttTAAATGATGACCATTATCAAGTTGTTATCATTATATTCTATCTTTCATAACTTTGTTTTATGGAATTGATGCAAATGAATTTTGCAGATTGGACAAATTGTACATCTTTTATCTGGCATGGATGCAGCATTTGTGTTGGCAATCCAATTTCCTcagtttttaattattaaatttccTTATCACATTGAACTCTAAACTTGATTTGCTGATATTGAAAGTTTGTTTTTCCTATTTGAATCACTGAAGAATGCGTTTTGGTTTTTTTTGTCGTTTATTTCGTATTATTATCAAATTGCGTTATTCATATTTAATACAATTCTAATGGGAACACCAAAGTTTAGTAATCAGTTTTTAGTTATAACTGTTTCAAGTTAGTATTATAGTATAAGTATAACTGTTTCAAGTTAGTTTTTTTCAAGACACAAATTGGTAGCCATTCCCCAATAGTCACATCTTTCCattgtattttgtatttatagAAGTGTGTCATTACATTTAAGATTAGCTATTCTGTCAACCTTTGATTAAACCCAAAGAAACACGTAAATCATGGAACATGTTGAACGTGTATGGCAATTCCCTGCTCAAGGTTGGATGAAGATAAATGTTCACAGTGAGTTTATTCAGAATGCTCCTGAAGGTTAGAATAGAAATGGCATTGGCGTTGTTGTGAGAGATTCAAATGGTCTTCTTATTTGATAAACATATGGCACCATTCCAGGCCTAACTAATCTTAAAAGTGCCTTATGGGCTATTTTGATAGGAATGCGTAGAGCATTTCAAGACCCATACGAACGTGTTATCATTGAGACTGATAATATCCAGGCTTACCGTGAATGCAAGTATTACAGAGAGGATGGAATAACACCACATATTAGGAGTACATTCAGATGTATCCTTTCACGTCTTAATGATCCTAACATTCGTTATGAAATTAGTTTGGTACACCCGCAGAGGAACTCTGTTGCAAGACGGCTGGCATCAATTGGTAGACAAAATATGCACGATTTGCAGACATTGGACCGGCCTGTGGACAACATTCAAGAATTTCTTAATATGGATTTAGGTCTTGGCCCTCCACAAGCACGATTTCAGGATGTTGAGATTAATGACCCTGAACTTGTTCAATGGTTGGTGATTGTTCCTGTTAAGTATGTATATGTGAATATGTAACAAATTTGTACTTTGGTTATATATATGAATGCAAATATTTATTATAATTGTGAAAAATGTTTCTTTGTAAAAGATAATGATTTGATGTTACATGTATTGTCCATCACTAAATTTGACCCACATCTATAAAGTTGTATCTTTCTTACTGACACGTTTATCAATTCAAGTCATGATTATGTTGATTTCCACAAGGAAAATATATATTAGAAATTGTTTTTATTACTACAAGTCATAATGATGTAGTATTCCTTTCCAATAATCCAAGCGACCCCCATTGTTTCATTACGTTTTTCTGAATTTACATATTTTTAAACAATTACAAAGCAGAGTAGGAAATGAAAAGGTTTTATTCACATTGAATGCAGTTAACTCCAGTATTTGGAATACATAAAACATCTTATTTTTTTCACAAACTTGCTCAACTCCAAGTGTGCTATCAATTACATATATAATAGTTGTAGCACGTTTCCTTTTTTCTAGACCTTATCATAGTCAGTTAAAATTCTAATTGTGCTTCATTTACCAAAATACTCTCTTCAGTTCATCATGCCAAACTTTAACATTTTCACCGTCAATACTGACATTATGTCTATATTGTTTGGCTTCTTAATACACAATCTTGATAGCTTTCAAATGTTCAGAAAGTTTCTAATGGCCTACTATACCAAATCTAGCCGAATACAAGTTAAGGAGATGTTGTAGAAGCTCAACTGGGATGCTCTATACCAGTACCATAATCATTATCTAGAAGTTCGGCGTGACCAATTTCATGGTTTCATTCTTTTTGCCATTTCTTTGGAAGTTGAGCAAGCTATGTTTTATAACTCGGTTCGAATGCTTTTCATGCGCAACAATGTGGATCATAATCTTGaaactctctcttttctctccatTAATATTTCCCATCTTATTTTAGTTATGTGTTATTTAGAGCAGTTTACAGACCATATGAAAGAGATcaggttgttgaagaaatatcTCAATTCTTACAATGCTTGATCTTAAATCGAAGTTATTAGACATTGTTCATTTGCTTGAAGATATATACTGGAACATATCGGACGTAGATAATCTGCTTCCTGTTTCTAAATTTTGTCCAAATGCAATAAATAAAGACCCGATCAACAGGACTGAAGGGAATCCTTTTGGTGAAGAGCTTTGGTATTCACTTTGTGAGTTGACTGTTAAGGAGAAGTACAGTGAAGAAGGTGATTTCTATCATGCACACTTAACCATGTCACATATCTGGAATTCAAGTTGTGGTCATTGCAAAGTGCAGCTACTTTTGTTCAAGATTTTGTTGGGTAATGTTTGTGATTGATGTGTTGCacttttatttaattttagtacAAAATTAAAACCTTTGGTAGTTGAACTTATGTTATTTCTAGCCTTGATAATGAATGCTCTATTGTTGttctttccttttgtttaaaGTTACATGACAATGATCTgtaatatatatgttttgaacATGGAAATGATATTATTGTGGTATATATTCCAAGATAGACTGTATGACACAATCTTTTGTTACAAAAAATAAGAATAtgataaatacaacaattatataagTAAAGATTCTATGATGTCATTTCCACAATTAAAATATTGATCAGACTACATAATTTGCCCATTTTTCGGAGAACTTGGGATTATGCCATACTAACATAACCTTAAAGTTGTTTGACGTGGTTAGTTGGAAATCTTCATTAACTAAAAGTATCCCTGATTTGTAGCTAATGATGTACCAAAATAATACCAAACCCATATTAGTGTTTAACAAATCAAGTGTAACTGAACAGATTTAAAATATACAAATGTTGTATTTTTATTCCATGAATTTATGTTATGATTAGGTAAATACCTTAATTGAAGCATGGAAGAAATCAGTACATATGCCCAATGGCGTGTGTACCCAATAGTTATCACATAGTATTTAAATCCAGTAATAGCCGATCATACAAATCCCATTATGTACGCATTGCGTCTACGAATTAAATCCATGCCACAACAATTGGCTAAAGTATGGACATTACATGTCTTGAAACCGAGAGCATAAGTTACAAACATTATAAAAGTAGCATAAATGCAAGCATAGTAATGAGATGTATTCAGACCAATTCATCTCCATGGCATTATCCCTGAAGTGTTTCCTAGTCATTCTCTGCATCAAGAGAAAGATCATTTCAAGACTTAGATGTGTATGAAAGAATGTAGTCAAACAATCATGTTTTAATCAAGTAAAAAGAAGTTTTGTAAGGTAAGCAATTATTGTCAATTAATATGACCATATTGTATTACAATTTTGTTATTAGTAGAGTTCTCACCAGCCTCTGGGGTCTAATCTTCAAACAAATTATGCACTCCATCTTTGTCAAAAATGAAAGCATCAAACCGAACAGCTTCCCAGTTTGTGAACACTATAAAATCTCCCATTTTGAGGCTAAGTTTTTCTGGAATTTTATAGAGACCAAAGAACCGCTTCTCATAATCGCAACCTGTAAACATTGTATCCAAAGGGAAACAGTAGAGAACAACTTCTGGGATATGCTTGCCATATCGTGCCACAAAAGGATGTGGAATATCCTGTAATAGGAGTTAGATCATATTAATCCTATGTttttatattttgtaaaaaaaaagCAAATGTGCATTACATATTACAAGTTAATGAAAAAAAAACTTACAACTATGCCATCATAGATTGTTTTCTCAGTAGCTTCAACTAGAATTTTAACTCCAGCTCCAGAAACATTGGCTGATCATGTGTATAAACAGTATAATAACGATCATGACTTAAGATCGGCTTTCCAATGTGCAACCAAATATTGAAGAGCAGAAGACAGTATTACCTCTCTTTGCCGCATAGAGATTTGGATCTTCAGGCTTGACATAGTTTATCTCATATCCAGTCTTATCAAATATGTGACCCCAGTAATTTCCTTTAGATTCAAAACAGAGAAAAAGCTTACAAGCACTTCCTTTTGGGTAAACTTCGATGAGTTCCCCAAGTACAATTAGGCTGCCACTCTTATTATCATAAGTGAAATCTAGCTTCTCGCCATTTGGTAGCATTATGTGTCCAGTAAAAGCAAGTTTGCCACCATATTGACTAACAATAGTGGTTGGTAATTTATGCAACCGTAAATAAAGAGCCTTTCAAAAATTCAATTAACAAGCATAATCACATATTCACACAAAATATAAAGTTGTTTACCAATTTAAGCATAGTTGGATCAAACGGAACTATGAATGATGGAATCTTCACAGGGTCAGAGGTAGTATGCTGCGTTTGAATAATAAAAATAGTTATTATTAGCAACCATATAAATAGTATAATATTTAGTAAAACATGCTGAGTTCAACAAAACTCAGTTCAATTAATGGCTAAGTCCAGGCAGTCATGGGGGATACGATTAGAAATCAAAAAACCAGACTCAACATTGTTTAATGACTGTCCCGGCACATAACAGATTTAGACAAAAATCACAACACACCCTTCCAGACAAAACGGATTGTGACTATCAACCAGGTACTTAAAACATTTACATGGTTTTTTGCATCATGTAAGTCAATATACAGATGGCAATACCTTTTTATTGCAACATAAAGGATTAGAAATCAATATACCTATGTGCAATATGCTAATGACTGTCCCAACGCATAACCAACTATCCCAAGATCACAACATACACTTCGACCCAAAATGGTTTGATTGTATAAACCACATACTTAAACACTTTACAATGATTTTGCAACATATAAGTCAACATATAATATGACAATACTGTATACAAAAATACCCAATatgaatcaatacacaatctTTTCATCAGATTACAATGACAAATATATTTAATGTTAATAACTAATTTCATAGCACCATGAATGTAGACTATTCAGAATACTTATATGTAAACAAAGATGAGCAAGATTGATCAAATCAAATTCAATTAACACAAAACGGAGATTTATCTACATTCATCACATTACTAATTGAATGACAGAGTATACATACCTCCATGAGTTGAGTAGAATGAAGAAAATCAAAAGTCCCCTCACAATTGTTAATGCCGAGTTTGGAGTTTTGTTCGGTGTTAGTATTGATGAGAATGGTATTTTGCATGCAGGGGTTTATTTTGATCCAGTGAACAAAAGTCAATCAACACGGTTCTCTATGTGTAATTACAATAAGTGCTTATTTAATGGAAAAGATGTAATAAAATTTACATGTTAGGTTACATAATTATGAATATTAAGTAAGATTACATATTTTAAGTATGCATTCAAATTATGTATTTGAAAAAATGTGTAAATTTTACAAACTTACAATCGAGAAGAATATTAAGTTATTATTTTTCCAATATTAAAATTTAAGTTAGAAAACATTATGCCACGGTTTTAACAGAAttgtaatatagaataattttgaataattttcaaGAAGTTTATTTGTCTAAATATGCCCTGAATACGGATTATAAAATTACTATTTATACATGTTCTCTCATATCTTTATGTATGAGCATTCAATAGTTTAAAAAAAGTATTTGGTATCTTTTTTAAATATTTGGAGGTGTATTATATATGTTATTGTAATAAGATGTTTTGTAATTgtaatttgaataaaaataataataggCTTATAGACTTATTATATTTATGTCTAAAGTTTTGACGAAGAAAGTAATTCGAACAATCGTTATCAAATGTCTATTAAATATTAAACATCTCAACTACagaatataataaatatatttattattgaTTGTATTGTATTAATTTTTTAACCCTATGGTAAAGgcttaaaattaaaaaaaaaacatttGTTTTTGAAACATTAAGACTTATTCGagctaatttattttaaaatattttcttatGAACGTTTAGTTTTGTATTTTACGCCATAATATCATCAGAGGTGAAAATTTCTAATAACCGTTGTATTTAATAGATTATGTGTTATTTTGTAATCCATGTTTAGTCATCTTCCCATGATAAAGTTGCAATAGATATTCCATTTGTTGTTCCAATTTTTTCACATTCATACAATTTGGAAGAGAATTCAATATAACATAAACTATTGCAATACCATATTTGATGAGAATAAATGTTtgcattgatcaagataatatcatCACACTTATTCCTACCGAATCGAgataattaatttcaaattatattCTTTTGAGGTTTTAAAATTGCTTATATAGGAAATGATTACTGTAAGTACAATTTGTTAAAATAGATTAACAAATAGTTTTTCATATTTAATGTACCAATCCAGTTTAGGTGTAGGGAAATGATAACACCCATGAAATAATTAATGTACAAACTTACATTTGAGAAGAATATTTGTTATTATTTTTccaataaaaaaatttaatttgtAAAACATTATGCCAAAGTTTGAACAAAATAATACTATAAATTATTTTTCCTATATTTCAAATAGTTTATTTGTCCGAATATGTCGTATGCTGGATTATAAATATTACTATTTATCTGagataattaatttctaaatagTTTTGCATGAGGTTTTATATTAGCCAATTCACGCTAATATATCATCAAAATAAACAACACTAATAACGATTGATTTTAATAGATTGTGTGTCATGTTTTTATACATGTTCTCTCATATCTCCATGTAAAATTTGTAATAGTTTCCAAAATATATTTGGTATCTGATAAGATTTTTTGGACCTGTATTAAATATCATTTTGCAATAAGATGTTTTATAATTGtagttggaataaaaataatagtaGACTTATAGAGAAAATAGATTTTTCAGAAAAGTTTTGACGAACAAAGTAATTCGAACAATTGTTATCAAATGTTGGGTAAATATTAAATATCTCAACTACAGAATAGAATAAAtgtctttattatttattatagtATATTATTTTTTAACCGCATGCTACAGTcttaaaaaaaactatatgacaTTTTCAAACATTAAGACTTATTTCtactaattttttaaaaatttagttcttatgaacttttatatttctattttacaccataatatcatcacaattaaaattaataataatcaTAGTTCGTCATAATTAACGTACGAATCGAGTTTTTATGTACGAAAATGATAATTTCCATGAAATAATTTACGTGAATATTGTATAAGATTTAACCTAAATTTAAGGTCATGTTGATACCACGTTAACTTACtaaaattattttcagaatattgcaTTTGTAATGGAGAAGTAAAATCCTAACAAACTCTTATCTAAAGATCACGCCAACTATGTTAACATCAATCATGTACCTAAATCCATGGCTGACGTACTAatcctcatatatatatatatatagttttcatgtgttatatgaatatCATAAAGTAATAACCCTTTAAGAAAAATTTGTTGTTAGTTAACCTTTTGTGATTGCTGCCATGGAAGACAACCTTGCATTGGTTAATAGCACTAATACTGATTGGAGGGTTCGTGTACGTATTACTAGGATGTGGCCTTCATTTTCTCGCATTCAACAATTCCGAGGTGTTAATCTAATTGTGCTTAATTCAGAGGTAATGTCTTGCGCTTTGTGTAGTAGTAGTAGTATATGATTATTGTTTGTATAGAAGAGTTTCCAATGAGCTTTTGTTATGCAGGATTGTCATGTCTTTGCATTTGTAAATCGTGTGATTTGGCATGATGTTAGCAATATCATACTTGAAGGAAACATATATGATATTCACAATTTTGTAGTAATGGAGAGCCTGCAGGTTTTATGAGGCCTGTATCTACTGATAAGATAATTGTTTTTTTCACATGATACCATTGTCCATCCTATTCCGTTTGAAGTAAATACCATTCCAAGGCACAAGTTTGAGCTTAAAACCATTCCTGAGATTTCTGATCTTATAATGTCACTCTCTCAATATGTGCCTCCTGTACATACTATAGGTATTTTTGAATATTATCACGTGTTTCTTTTTAATTGAATTCATGATTGAAAAAAGCTAAATAGTAACTATTTTGTAGATATTATTGGCATGCCTCAGAATATTGATCCAATAAAGCAAGTTTATACACAATTTGGTGAGAAAAAAGTTTCTTCGATTTGAGTTATTTGATGGCAGGTAAGACCATCATTTCAGTAACAAATGTAGTGTCGATCAGTGTTGAACAATTTTTATCTGATAGTCTCATTATCTTTCTTTCCATTTCAGCAACGTGATTAAGATTTTTGCTTGGGATGAATTTACTGTTGATGTAGAAAATGCACTTCAGGGATATGTTGGGTATCCTCCAATAGTTATCTTGACAACCATGAGGCCACTAATCCACAATGGTTCCATTTTCTGCTAATCTACATATCTTTACTACAAAATATAATAGTTTTTCATGGTGTCAACTAAAGCTTATCGTTGAATTGCTTCTAACAGATTCACTGCAGATTAGAAGTTCATCATGTTCGCGGATTTATTTCAATATTAATCATCCTGCTATTGAAGTGTTGAGACAAAGGTATCAACACTCTTTTACAGATATCAATTATTACTATATATGCGACATAAACATTAATTTGAGAGGTATAAACTCTAATGAACATTCTTTGCACTATTGTGTTTACAGGATACTTGCTGGATTGGTCTAAATAAATGACTATTCGCGTGAAGTTTTACATATGGCATTGCAATGTTTTAATGTTTTCTATTTTGCATTATAAAAGCTTAATATGAATTTAAAGAGGATTGTTTTGAAACTTAAGTATTTAGCCAATCTTTCTTTTCTAAATATTGAGTTGTATGGATGTTTTATTCATCTGTTATATGTCATTGGAAACTTTAATGTTTTCTTATGACATGTTAGAAATTTGTAAACCATCCATGTTGTTATGTAGCCATGATTTAAGTGGAAATCCAATAAAGCAATGATCTTACCATGAAACAATATGTAATCCAACAATGATATCATTTGATTATAGATAACAATAATGTTCACTTTGATCCAATAATGTTACAAACACTGTTTCCAGAATAACAACTTTGTTACTAATTTATATTAAACCTGATTACAGAATAACATACTAACATTCTTATAATAATCAAATGAAGTTTTATCATATATTACGACTATAATCATCCATTAATATGTGAATTCTACCAATTGATTCAATCAACTTATCAGCCTGAGCATTGAAATTAGCAAGATGTTCCTTCCACCCATCGTCAAACTTTTGAAAGGCATTCATCATTTCTGCAGCAATCAATTTCAAGGTTGTCTCATGCCCATGCAGAGATGAAGACGTATCACTTAGGAATTTTGGTTGATTTTTCATATATGATGCTAGTATTTCTTCATTGCTTTGGGATGATTTTCCACGCTTTTTTCTTGATCTATTCTGCAAAATATCTTCTATGTTGCTGTAAAGGAGAGATGTAAAAttaataaagataattaccaAGCATGGTAAAATATTAAAAGGTATAAACATATACACAATACTTGATTTATTCTTCTAGGTCAACTGAGCGAGCAAACAAATCTGATTGCCTACTTTCCATGGAtgcatacaactctgagaagaaAATATTTGCGTCTTCCAAATCAGTGTTGAAATCTGCGCAAGTGACAGCCAATGTCTGCAACTCTTGCATTGCCACATTTTGCATCCCTGACCATCATTTCCTCTTTGCACTAGATGAAGCCATTTCTGATCCGCCAATAATAATTTTTCCTCTATGTTTATTTGTATGTTTGAGGTGAGTATAATAACCCTTATATAAGCACATCAAATGTAGCAGTTTCCATGTTGTAGAATGTCCAGTTAAGTAACCGCAAGTTAGTTACCATAAAATATGGTAAGTGCAGGTAACTTCCACCACATTTAGCAGCAAAATAGTCATATCCAAAATCTCCTATTACCTCTTCTAAAAAGTAGTTGCCACATATGTGTAATTCTTTTGTTCTCAAGTATTACTTCTACCATGATTAGATGTTAAACGTTGTTTATAAGCATCTTCATATGCACATATTGCAGGCAAACATTGTGACATTATGGCATGTAAATTCTGCAACAAAAGTAAAAGGATGTCAGTTTGGTTGCTCACATTGAACAGTTTGGTTCCTCAACTATGACCTTGCTCAGTTTGCTATATTGCTGCAAACATTGATCAATTTTGTTGCTCCAGATGCAAACTTAATTACCCGGTCATGCATCTGAGGTTCTAGACTTATGGTAGAAAAAATAACTATGACTGCTTGCATTCTTTTGTAACCTTaatagtttattttttttaatttaattacgTAATAAATGAAATGAGATGTGctgaaaatatttgaattttgcaTAATTCTTAGAATAAATTTTGAAGTTATATGAGTTGTGGATGGAATGTTGTGTTAGCGGAGAAAAAAATAGTGAttactaattttataattataatatattacaTCATATTATAGAAAACGATACAATGTTTTAACACTATAGTTTCTCGAGAGTTATGAATAAACTCTCGATGAAACCCTAAACTTTTCGATGATAAAATTTTAACGCTATAGTTTCTCGAGAGTTATGAATAAATGTTTTATTTACTACATGAACTCAATAGAAATTTAATTTGAACGGTACGGAAGACAATAAAATTTAGATGCATAATCCAAATTTAAACCAATAAAATCCATAAGATTAATACATCATCTTTCAGACACAAAGTACTCGATCACATTCATCTACTTTCCAATTTAATAGAGACTAAATGCACTATTTGATAACTATATTGAATATTAAGTCTTCTTAATGAAAAGTAAAAACCAAGGTATCGTCTTTTTCCAGCTCATTATCTGTTGTAAATTGGTTCCATCCACCAGAGAATCGAGGCAATCCAGTAGAACACACTAACTTAACATTCCATGTTAGAAGCCCCCTCCTCAAGGTTATATTTTCATCATTTATCCATCTCCTGCCATTTGGTTGTATAGATGTTGGGATATACTGCAAAAAAATATCATTTTTCAATTAATTAGCCACAACAGAAATGAACTTTATATTGTATTTGTAAACATATTATAGGTGAATAGAAGGATTAGTGTAACAATACCGCTCTATGACAtgttgtaagtcatatgtcataggcctatttgtatattcgaggattcaactcaactcaaataagaatgtaataagtaaatagtggatcgaccgtcagagagatctcgcaaagtaatatctgtcaaaggattcagaaacaaggttcatctacagacttgaggagttaattcactgtaagaagttcaagaagttgatcatgcctcagtgatataaatcaagatcgtggatttaatcaagtgacagagatctcgtcagagtatcattaattacaaggatttaatctgaagaaaatcaaagtgtcaaagtcaagacatgaagaaacgtcac
This window contains:
- the LOC141674108 gene encoding uncharacterized protein LOC141674108; translated protein: MESAVFNLIEDLDQSTTNWKIKARVTRMWISVSSENGSVEGYTVILLDDDNNHVHAFAYLSIWNGFKTLVIEGGVYVFDQIFCERCCDLFAEANKYQPQQQPEFAIDVIGVIENFEPLTKLDTKFGMLKEEGYLSKREKYLKAAKSEFVQTFMERMTLKDLNEKLTYDDLKKRIYTTFSVVKVDEDVAWWFYSCNKCQQEVERLDRRFRCNNCPRIIPVAPKRFRIMVLAEDDIFSCNVMLMDRAARRIVGTSAAKAYNDFEKAPEKGLPQVLKYLVGNEVTVIIQLNKENVTEDSTIFDANDIFDTTTQSPSPSKSAHILESSFINFSG